TTTTTACGCTTTTGGGGTCCTTTTTGAGGGCTTCCATAACTTCGTTAATACTATTAAATTTTGAATTTTTAGGCACCGCAAAAGCACCGTAATCGTGTATTAACATTGCAAGTGGAGTTAAATCTTTATACGAATATTGGGTTTGTCCGGTAAGATTAATTAATAATAGAGGCGGTGAAAATACTATCACCTCATACGGGTCTCCTTTTTTCTCCTGCATGTAAGCGAGCCCTACAGCACCGCCACCACCGGGTTTATTCACCACCGGCATGGGCTGGGTGATTAATTTAGTGTCCTGAAGCACCTTCGCCACTGTTCTTATGGTAGTATCCCAACCGCCGCCCGGTCCTGCGGGAGCAACAAATTCAAAGGGTTTTGTGGGATAATTTACCTGCTTGTTTTGAGACGATTTATTCGACGAACACCCTGCAGTTAATAACAACATCAAAATCAGCATGGCGCTTAAATAAAAATAGCTTTTTCGCATTTTTTTCATTTTGATTCCTCCTTCTCTGATTTTAATTTAATTTTTTTGGTTTTATGTAGTTTATCTCACCTCCCTTTTATTCCCACGGAACTTCTACAAACATCAAAGGAATATGCTGCTGCGCTGCGTGCATATCGGTTTCTCCTACGGTGCCCTGCGGTCTTAGCCGAGGTATGGTGATTTTTATTGCATTGGCAGCATCAAAATAAACGAAGGTGATTATTTTTTCCCTGTCTATGTTGTAAATCCTGGATATTAAATCCTCATTAATTATTCCCAAACCCTTTATTTTTTCATAATCCTCTTTATTTTTAAATATGATGTCCAGAGTCATTTCAAAAGGCCCCGAATTTTTGCTCCTTAGGACTTTTGCTATATCCTTTAGATAAACCTTTTTCATTTTTACACCTCCAAATACTTAAACCTAATAACTTCCAAGGGGTCTTCCACTTCTAACAGGTGGTAAACGTTAAATTCGCACACAATGCCCAGCGGTATTTCTAAAGGTGTAAAGGGAAATGCAATATTGCCCGCAGTAGCAATTCTTCCTTCATAAGGAGAGTGCAACATCTCGGTTCTTGCTCTCGAACAAATTGCTGTGGCTAATTCCTGGGTGGGAGCCGTTACTTCCAATATCACGCAAAGTTCCAGCGGTTTAAAATCCTTTACAGGTTCAAATTCCCCCATTACCCCGTTCTTACCGTACAGGTGGAAAATCATTTTATAGCTATCCTTGGGAATCTCGCTAAAATACTCTTCCACGTCTTTTTTAACCCTTTCGATAATTTCATCCATATGTTCTATTTCGATAGGATCCCTTACCCCAGCTATGAAAATGCTCCTGTAACCTACCTTCTTTGCTCCTTCAAGTTTCAGGGTATATTTTTCTGAAGGTATAAATTTACTCCCAGTTACCCTTACGCTTCTTTCATCCATCTGTTCGAATTTAGTGTTGGAAAGGTCTGTTATACCTCCAGGCCCCGGAAGGAGAAAGGGGTGGGTTTTTTCATACAGGGTATGAGCGGCTACCGAAGCAACCGTGCACCTTTCCGCAGGGTTTAAAGGTTCAACTATAAAATGATCCTTTCTTAATATTCCAAAAATGTTCTTCCCCGCAGGTTCCGCACATATTGCACCGCATTCCATAATTTTACCCATATGCCAGCAAAGTCCGGGGTCAAATCCTTCCAATATTCCGAGTGCGGCTATCGGAACCGGATCATAGGTCCTCCCCGATACGATTACGTCTATTTCCCTTTGCTCTCTTAATACTTTTAAATACGGCTCAACTCCCATTTGAGCGACAATGGTGGTAGCCTTATCAATTTCTTCCTCCGTTAATTCAGGGACAGGCCCGCACGGACTTATTTTCCCTTCCTTCAATTTGCTTTTTAAATACGACTTGTCAACATTGCTGTAAATAGCTGCAATCTTGAAATGATAACCTTTTTCCCTCGCTATACCTTTTATTATTTCTAAAAATTCATCCACATGCTGATCGCTGCCATCTCCCCCGGCGGAGCTGATGAACACCGGGATCTTTTTCTCATAACAAGCTTCGAGCATCAAAGAAATGTCCTTAATATAAGCTTCCCTCGAGCAGGTCATGGCTCCCGTTCCCAATTTATGAGGACCGCTATCGGTAGAGCCGGAATCGATGGCGATAACATCTGGATTTCGACTTAAACCCTCCCTGAACCATTTTACGGGGAAACCGTAACCCAGCATCCCCGCAGGAGTTAATACCCTTATTTCCTCTTTCATCTCCAACCATCTCCTTCAAAACTTGATTTTTTTAAAAAATTCTGTATTGGATACGGGATGCAATTTGTGATTAAAAAAAATTAAAAATTTGCTAAAAATGCCTCCAAAGCACCCTGCAAGTGCTCTTGAACCAGGGATTGGGCTCGATTTGCATCCCTTCTTATAATCGCATCTATTATTTCATCGTGTTCTTTGAGCGCCGAAAGTCTCCTTTCCTTTTTCGACATTGTTACAACCCTGAAGCGCTCTAAATACTCCCTGTAGGTGTTTATTAAATTGATAAGCCTGGGCATCCTACAGGATTCTACCAGTACTTTATTAAATTCCCTTAATAGTTCAAATAGCTTTTCCGTATCCTCCTCTTTCGCAACTTCTTTCATTTTTTCATTTAAATTTTTTAACTTTTCAATCTCCTTTTCGGTAATATTTTGGACTGTAAACGATATGGCAAGGGCCTCCAAGGACTTTCTTATCGAATATATCTCTATTACGTCCTCTTTGCTGAATCCTTTTACCACCACGCCTTTTCTCGGAAGATGAACGACCAGGCCCTCGGTTTCCAATTTTCTTAAAGCTTCTCTAACCGGAGTTCTGCTTACTTTCAGCTTTTCGGCTAAATCTTTTTCTACAAGCCTTTCTCCTTCTTTTAATTCTCCGCTGAATATCATTTTCCGAATATGTTCATAAATTAACTCTCGAATTGGTTTTAAATTTGAAAACTCTAATTCCATGGTATGCTCCAAAATATCACCTCATTAAAAGGATTTGGGATACGGGATACATTTTTAATTTAATTTATAATATTCTTCCTCTTTTTAAAAATTCCTCCTTTAAATTTTTTATTTTTAATAAAAAATATCGACAAAATTAGACAGATATAAATTAACAGCTTTTGGCAGTGTAAAATTTAAGTGGGTGAGAGGAAGGAAAAAGGGATAAAAACATAGAAAAAAAGACCTCTCCGCCCAAAGCCTTTTAAGCTTCAGCGGCGTAAGGTATGGCGTTCCCTGGCAGTATAGCGGAAAAGAGGTGGTTGTAAGGGACAAAAACGGCAAAATCGAAATCCTCTACAACGGGGAATTAATATTGCTCTGTAACCCTTATTTATCCACTTTTTAGCTATTTCGACTTTGTCGGTTACCGAGGGTTTACCCTATCTCTCAGTTCTCTTATTATTGCAAGTTCAAGCTCCTTTTCTCCTAAAAGTTTCTTTAGGGTATTATTTTCTCTGCTTACGTCTTCTAATCTTTTTTCTATCTCCAGAATACGTTTTTCTTCGTTCCTGTGCAACGGCTTTACTGATCCTCTTTTTCTGATGCTTCGTATCCACCCATGAATGGTGTTAGATGAGATATTATGCCTGAGAGCTACCAGGGATACGTTACCTACTTCCTGACATTCCTTCAACAGTTGCTCTTTAAATTCTTCGGTATATTGTTTCTTTATCATTTGAATCAACCCCCTGTTGTTATATTATCACTTACACGGGTTTTCTCCAAGGATGTTAGGGGGCTATATAGATACCAACGACCGTCCCGTCTTTTTGGGCAATGGGCATATACATCGTAAAGAAATCCTTTTCTAAAACCTTAGCAATATTCAATTACGTCTGTCTAATTTAATAACGGTGTCAACGACATTTTGTGCATCGGTAGTGCCAATTTTTCTTTCTCCGTTTTCGATAACGGTAGTCGCAACTCTTTTATCCATTAAGAAAATCGAACAATCCATACCGGTCAAAGATTTAATTCTATCTGGCAAAATATGATTATCGTTTATAACGAAATCACCTTTTTTAAGGATATTCCCATCGATATGCCAATCCCCCGGGTACATATTGTCCGCAAGTTCGTTAGCCAAGCTCATAGTAACCTTAAACTTATCCTGAACCAAAGGAATAGCTAAAAACAAAAAAATTAATAACAGTAACGATAATTAAAATAGAGAAGACTGCCATAAAAAAATTATTTTAGATTTAAGCGAATTGAGTTTAAAAGTAGGTTTGACTAATTTCACTTAAACGTGCCCCCTTTAATATAAAAAAATATATTTAGCATTAATTATATAATAAATAACTCATAATTTTCGACAAATATTTACAATAAACCGTTATAAAAAATAAATAAGCTCCAGAAAAACAACTGGAGCCTTTATATTTATTATATTTTAAAAATTACTCAAAAAATTGCTTTGACTACATGTATAGTATATTCTATAATAAAAACGGTGATGTGGAAGAATTTCCCTCCGTTTCTCGGTCTTTGACGCCGAGAAAGGAGGTGATAAAATGACAACAGCCGAAATACTTCTATTACTACATCTTGTAGTAGATATAATTGGAATAGCATTACAGCAAAAAAAATAGCCTTATTAAAGGCATAAGATAAGTAAAAATCCGTGCTAAATTTTTAGAAAAAAACATCGCCTAACGTCAAAACCGGAAAACGGAACAAAAATTCGACCACATCGCTGGTTACCCTTCGGTATCTGCCAATACCGAAGGGTAATTTATTTGCATTAGTTAATATCATTAATATTATTGTCAATTACATAATATACTATTCAATCAAAAAATACAATTCCCCTATACCAAAAAAATTTTTAAAAAATAATTAATAACACACGCTTATAAGCTAAATTGTCGCAAAAACATAAAAACTGAAATAGTAAAATAAAATTAGATAAACTGCAACAGGGGGCACTTATATTATCATGCTCCAAAAAACAAAAAATTATACAAGACAAGAAAAGATTTTTGTTGAATATAAAAATAAAGAATTTTATAATAAAACCGATGGTGTGGGAGAATTTACCTCCGAATCCCTGTCTTCTGGCGGGGGAAAGGAGGTGAAGCCATGACAATAATCGAACTACTTATTTTGATCCAGCTTGTAATAATGATTATTGTTTAGCAGCACAAAAAAAATAAGCCTCCTATAAGGCAAAATATAGAATAATATATAGATAGTCTCCTTGCTCATACTACCCGTCAAAGACAGGAACGGAATAAAAATTCATTAAAACCACACCATCATTACTCTCCAGTATTCCCCTATGCTGGAGAGTAACTTTTATCGTAAATATTATTTTCCCATAAAAAATTATATACCATCTAACAAAATATTATACCAATAGTGGTAAAAAAACAAGTGCTTATCTAATTATGGTTAAAAACGCACGTTATAAAACCAAAAATAAAAAAAGAAAGGAAAAATAAAAATGACGGCAAAAATAATAAGACAGAGCAGGAAGGCAAAAGAAGAATTTTACAAAAGAATAAAAGAAAAAATAGAGCAGGAAAAAGCAAAAATGAACAAAAAAATAGACGAAAAACTGCCGAAGTGGATAACATGGGCGGTGAAGCCTTTGGTAAACCTGAATTACAACATGACACAGAACAAGAACAGCGAAAGAGGAGACAGCGGAGAATTAGGGGCAGCATTGAGCTTTCTGCTAATGCTCCCCAATAGCTGGAGGGTAGCAAACGACATAGTGATAGAGGCCGAAGTGGACGAATACGCACAGATAGACCACATCATATTAGGGCCGCCGGGAATATTCTTGGTAGAAACAAAAAACTGGGACGGGGCATACATAGGCTTTAACGATCGTTGGAAAAGAAAAGAAGGAGATAGGTGGATGCCGTGCAAGAGTCCCACGGAGCAGAACAAATACCACAAAAAAGTATTTGCAAAATGGCTGAAATGTCAAAATCTGGATACAACAATAATTATAGAAGATGTGATAATACCGGTCGTTCTTATGACGAACTGCAAATGGCTGAAGGTTAAGGACTGTTCATTGCCCGTATTTGAAAGCGGACTTGCGTTGAGCCTGTACCTGAAAAGAAAAACAAAAGAAGGGGAAAGGCTGACAAAAGAGCAGATAGAAGCGGTAGCGAAGGCAATAGAAGAAGCGGAACCAATAGCAATGAAATACGGCATAGAAGAAATAGAAGTAAAAAAGACGAGGGAAGGAAAAGAGTATATAAGGGTAAAAGGTGAAAAAGAAAAGGCGGAAGAAATCAGGCGTCTGTATAGTCTAATGGGCATAGCGGTAAATGAGGTGTATAAGGACAAATTCAATGACGGGTGGTGGTATTTTACGAAAATACAATAATTATCCAAATAAAAAAACACTTACAGAAACTTTTTACATTTCTGCAAGTGTTTTTAAAATTAAATAAGGGGGGTATGCCAAGTGTTTTTAAATTAAGAAGGGTATGGAATTATGTGAAAGGGTAAAAACTTTTTATTTTATAATTTGATTTAAAGAGCCGTCAATTTTTAATTTATAAAAATGGTTTTCACAAGCAACAGGGCCATGAGATAATTCTGTGCAATAAAAAATCCAATCACCGGCAATATAAATACCGATTATTTCACCTTTGACATTAGATATATTTGATACAACAGTATCATTTGTGCCGTCTATTTTCATTCTACGAATTTGCTTATTAAAGTTGTCATTGTAGTAAATCCATTCTCCATTAACATTTATTCTATCAATAGCACTTAAACCAATATCACTAGTATATTCAAATTTCTTCAATATGGTTTCAGTACCTGTAGATAAATCTAACTTTCCTATTATTGTTTCCTTAAACGATATAAAATCTGTATAGTAAACAAATCCATTTGACACAATATAGTTGTGTGCATTTGAGATTAGTCTTTTGAAATTAGTACCGTCAGTATTTATGCTGTATAAATCATCCCATATTGTAAAGTATATCTTGTTGCCCTCTACGGAAATTATTTCAAATATATCCTCACGGTCAAGGATTTTTACAGGGTTTGAACCATCTAAATTCATTTTATATAATCCATTATCTTTTTTATAATATATATAATCTCCGTAAACGACTATCTCCCATATTTTATCTTCTTGAGTTTTATGTGTGCTTAAAGCTATTTTTCCTGTTCCATCTGTATTCATTCTATAAACATCGGGTTCATTAAGTTCACCTGCCACAAAATAAATTTTGTTGTTAACAATTTGTAAATCACAAATAAATCCTTTTAATGAATACAGAAGTTTTTTCTGGCTCCCATTAGGTTTAGCTCTGTAAAGATAACTTATACCATAGCCAACATTTTTCTCTGTATTTGTTGTGATTATATAGTAAATCCAATCTCCATCTCTAACCACATATCCATAATTTACAAGATTTGATGACGTATTGCCTTTTTTTGCACTTAACTCCTTAATAAGTTCATTCAACAAAGCACTATCTTTAGTGCTGTCAAAAGTATTTTCCTTCTCGCTTATAACGATTAAACCATTATTATAAAAGCAAGACTTTCCTAAAGCATTTTCAACAAAGGCTCTTAAAGGAACAAATATCCTTCCGTTAATGCTTCGTGCAGGAACGTCTAATGTATATTCAATTCCATCTATAAACATTTTGTCAGTATCTAATTGTATTCTAACAGTTCTTCCTTCTAATGTAGCTGTAACAGTTTTAGTATTTTTATCCCAATTAACACTCCAGCCAAGGCCCTCTGATAAGAAACGGAGAGGAATTAATACTCGGTCGTTTTCAACAACAGGAACTACATTTGGATTAGAAATATCTATATTCATTAAAATATCATTAAACATAAGCATTTGGACTCCCAATAAGCATTATAACCGTATCTTTTAATTTATCTTCTCTACTACTGTTTGTATTATTGTAGTAAGATAATGCAAAGGTATTAATTGCCTGCGATAATAAAATTACTACTGTTAATATTAAAACTATAATTAATCTTATAAATTTTTTGCTCATGCGTAGGCCCCCTCTGCTTTCTTCTTTATTATTTTTTTGCACATACAAAATTAGTTACAACGGTTGTTTTATACGTGCTATTTTGGTCTTTATGGAGAATAAAGGCAATCTTTCTTTTTCCCATGCTCGCAAATCATCAAGTAGGTCTATTTTTGCTAGTATAGAAATTGGTTCTATTATTTCTTCTTTTGGGGGTAGCCCTTTATTTTTACAAATATGTATTCTTTTTTCTATTCGTATATCAGAACTGTGGGGTTTTATACATTTCCATTCCATTTTGGTTGAATTTTGTTTAAATTCTTCTTTATGACGTTCAAATACGAAGTCCATAAAATCTTTTCTCATTTTTTTAGTTTTTAAAATATCTTCTAAAATATCAGAATCATTTAAGCGTAATCTGATAAAAATATTTTTTACATCTTTTATCTCTGATCTAACAGAAGGTATTTCAACATGTATTATGCCTAAGTCATTATTTTTATATATTCCTTTAAAACCACAAATTTCCATTTCTTTTTTATAATCTTTTACGGTTATAATATCACTAAATTTTTTATGCACCGCAAGTGCAATTTCTTCTATATAATTCTCATATTCTTTTTTAGTTGTAAGCATAATGTAAACCTCCTTTTTTAATATTTAGAACTCTTTTTTATAAATCTCACATATAATATGATTTACAGATAATAAGTTTTTCTTTAAATCTATTTTTCCTGTTATCTTGGCTCTTAACGTAAATTTCTTCAAATCGTTTCTGTAAAATATTTCAGATGATATTATTTCTGGAGAAGTATTTCTTATAGGATCACCTATTAAATCAGCCGCATCTAATGATACATTTTCAAAAAGTTCTTCAGGTAGTTCTTCTTTAGATAGCAGTTCATCATCCGCTATATCACTTATATCATCTATACCATCAAAAAGCCTTGATAATTCTTGTTCAAGTGATAATATTTTTAAAATATTATCAATTTGCTCATTTATATTTTTGTCCGGAACAAAAACCTTTAAGAAATCTATCATTTTATTTTTATTTTCGTTTTTCATTACCTCTTCTAAAATATTTTCTAGTGTTTTTCCATTATTTAGCTCTGCGACAAAACTCTTATAACTTCTCTTTTTTGTTTTTTCGTAAAAAAATTTAATATATTTTTCTATTTCATTTATTGAGAGATTGGGAGAAGATAAAATAGTTCTTACTATTGCCGCATTTGTTGCTACATCATAATATGTTTTTTCCTTTTTTTTCATATTTTATCACCCCCTTTCTTAGTAATAATTTCCAGAGTATTACTTTCCAAATCAAAAGATACGGTAATCTTTGAATCATTTCTTATTAAATCACCTATTATTAGGTTAAAAATACGTTTTAATCTATCTACTCGACCTTTAATTTTCTTGTGGCTTTTAGCTTTCCCAAAATTATTTCCATTTAGTTTTACTGTAATTTCTGTATCCAAAGGAATATTAGAACCAACTTCATTTTTTGCACCAAGCAGTAATATTCCATATTTGATTTCAGCATCTGTCACATAATGTTCAATTGTATGCTTAGTATTTACCGTTTCGACTTTTACAACATTAGGTCTTGTTTCAATAATGCTTAATTCGTCTTTTTCTACGTTATAAAGCATTTCAATTGTAAAATCAACAATAAATTTTTTTAATTCCATATAAAATCCTCCTTCCCATTATTATCCATTTTTTTGTAATTTAATTTTATCTTGACTCTGCATAATAATATTAACAATACTTTAGATAATTTTCAATATCAAAATATAATTTTTTAAAAATTATTTTTTTATCAAATATTATTCAATCTCATAAAATTAAACTACACGAAAGCATAGTAACGCCAGTTCTTGTGATCCAACAAAATGGCAGTGTAAAATTTAAGTAGGTGAGAGGAAGGAAAAAGGGATAAAAACATAGAAAAAAGACCTCTCCGCCCAAAACAAAAACAAAACACTAAAAAGGAGTGTGAGGTCTTGTGTTAGATATTCGACAGATTGTCGGCGCAATCCTTTTTTTTGCACTGGACCCTTATCATCTTAGCAAACACCTTAAAGAAGCCCTTTGGTATGACGAGGAAACCTATGATAAACTATGCGAAGCTATTTATAAAGGTAACCTTAAAAGCATTTAAGAAACATTAAGAGGAGCGGTAAGAAAGGTTAAATGTAACCGGAGAAGAAGAATTCTTAAACTTTTAAACTATATTGCAGAGAATTGGTAAGGGATAGTTAACACAGAATCCTTGCAGAGAAAGCAAATAGAGAATTGGATAAATATACTAAATCATGGTCATTAAAGAGCAATAAAATCAAAGAAATACTTCAAATAAAAACAGAAAAGAGATATGGAGTAGAAGACGTAGAAGAATGGATTAGAGTATCTCTACCCGCATTAAGAGGGCCATATGCGGGTAGACCGTGGATAAAGTATGTTTTAAAGGAATTAATCCGCTTTAATATTACGGCGATAATCTAAATCATAAAAAATAAAATACCATAAATAAAGTAATGGAAATTTATATGTGAAATATATAACATATTACAAAAAAATAAAAGCAATAAACAGATTATGGCATACGATATCTTTTATATCCTCATTGTTTATAAACTGCTCCAAAGAAACATTACTTTTTAAAATAATTCTTTCTAAATGATATCTTATCAAATTTTT
This genomic window from Thermovenabulum gondwanense contains:
- a CDS encoding DUF4387 domain-containing protein, with translation MKKVYLKDIAKVLRSKNSGPFEMTLDIIFKNKEDYEKIKGLGIINEDLISRIYNIDREKIITFVYFDAANAIKITIPRLRPQGTVGETDMHAAQQHIPLMFVEVPWE
- a CDS encoding acyclic terpene utilization AtuA family protein; the protein is MKEEIRVLTPAGMLGYGFPVKWFREGLSRNPDVIAIDSGSTDSGPHKLGTGAMTCSREAYIKDISLMLEACYEKKIPVFISSAGGDGSDQHVDEFLEIIKGIAREKGYHFKIAAIYSNVDKSYLKSKLKEGKISPCGPVPELTEEEIDKATTIVAQMGVEPYLKVLREQREIDVIVSGRTYDPVPIAALGILEGFDPGLCWHMGKIMECGAICAEPAGKNIFGILRKDHFIVEPLNPAERCTVASVAAHTLYEKTHPFLLPGPGGITDLSNTKFEQMDERSVRVTGSKFIPSEKYTLKLEGAKKVGYRSIFIAGVRDPIEIEHMDEIIERVKKDVEEYFSEIPKDSYKMIFHLYGKNGVMGEFEPVKDFKPLELCVILEVTAPTQELATAICSRARTEMLHSPYEGRIATAGNIAFPFTPLEIPLGIVCEFNVYHLLEVEDPLEVIRFKYLEV
- a CDS encoding GntR family transcriptional regulator is translated as MEHTMELEFSNLKPIRELIYEHIRKMIFSGELKEGERLVEKDLAEKLKVSRTPVREALRKLETEGLVVHLPRKGVVVKGFSKEDVIEIYSIRKSLEALAISFTVQNITEKEIEKLKNLNEKMKEVAKEEDTEKLFELLREFNKVLVESCRMPRLINLINTYREYLERFRVVTMSKKERRLSALKEHDEIIDAIIRRDANRAQSLVQEHLQGALEAFLANF
- a CDS encoding transposase; amino-acid sequence: MIKKQYTEEFKEQLLKECQEVGNVSLVALRHNISSNTIHGWIRSIRKRGSVKPLHRNEEKRILEIEKRLEDVSRENNTLKKLLGEKELELAIIRELRDRVNPR
- a CDS encoding cache domain-containing protein, whose product is MSLANELADNMYPGDWHIDGNILKKGDFVINDNHILPDRIKSLTGMDCSIFLMDKRVATTVIENGERKIGTTDAQNVVDTVIKLDRRN
- a CDS encoding nuclease-related domain-containing protein yields the protein MTAKIIRQSRKAKEEFYKRIKEKIEQEKAKMNKKIDEKLPKWITWAVKPLVNLNYNMTQNKNSERGDSGELGAALSFLLMLPNSWRVANDIVIEAEVDEYAQIDHIILGPPGIFLVETKNWDGAYIGFNDRWKRKEGDRWMPCKSPTEQNKYHKKVFAKWLKCQNLDTTIIIEDVIIPVVLMTNCKWLKVKDCSLPVFESGLALSLYLKRKTKEGERLTKEQIEAVAKAIEEAEPIAMKYGIEEIEVKKTREGKEYIRVKGEKEKAEEIRRLYSLMGIAVNEVYKDKFNDGWWYFTKIQ
- a CDS encoding DUF5050 domain-containing protein, with translation MFNDILMNIDISNPNVVPVVENDRVLIPLRFLSEGLGWSVNWDKNTKTVTATLEGRTVRIQLDTDKMFIDGIEYTLDVPARSINGRIFVPLRAFVENALGKSCFYNNGLIVISEKENTFDSTKDSALLNELIKELSAKKGNTSSNLVNYGYVVRDGDWIYYIITTNTEKNVGYGISYLYRAKPNGSQKKLLYSLKGFICDLQIVNNKIYFVAGELNEPDVYRMNTDGTGKIALSTHKTQEDKIWEIVVYGDYIYYKKDNGLYKMNLDGSNPVKILDREDIFEIISVEGNKIYFTIWDDLYSINTDGTNFKRLISNAHNYIVSNGFVYYTDFISFKETIIGKLDLSTGTETILKKFEYTSDIGLSAIDRINVNGEWIYYNDNFNKQIRRMKIDGTNDTVVSNISNVKGEIIGIYIAGDWIFYCTELSHGPVACENHFYKLKIDGSLNQIIK